One genomic segment of Camelus ferus isolate YT-003-E chromosome 19, BCGSAC_Cfer_1.0, whole genome shotgun sequence includes these proteins:
- the EEF1A2 gene encoding elongation factor 1-alpha 2 has product MGKEKTHINIVVIGHVDSGKSTTTGHLIYKCGGIDKRTIEKFEKEAAEMGKGSFKYAWVLDKLKAERERGITIDISLWKFETTKYYITIIDAPGHRDFIKNMITGTSQADCAVLIVAAGVGEFEAGISKNGQTREHALLAYTLGVKQLIVGVNKMDSTEPAYSEKRYDEIVKEVSAYIKKIGYNPATVPFVPISGWHGDNMLEPSPNMPWFKGWKVERKEGNASGVSLLEALDTILPPTRPTDKPLRLPLQDVYKIGGIGTVPVGRVETGILRPGMVVTFAPVNITTEVKSVEMHHEALSEALPGDNVGFNVKNVSVKDIRRGNVCGDSKSDPPQEAAQFTSQVIILNHPGQISAGYSPVIDCHTAHIACKFAELKEKIDRRSGKKLEDNPKSLKSGDAAIVEMVPGKPMCVESFSQYPPLGRFAVRDMRQTVAVGVIKNVEKKSGGAGKVTKSAQKAQKAGK; this is encoded by the exons ATGGGCAAGGAGAAGACCCATATCAACATAGTGGTCATCGGCCACGTGGACTCAGGCAAGTCCACCACCACCGGCCACCTCATCTACAAATGCGGAGGCATTGACAAGAGGACCATTGAGAAGTTTGAGAAGGAGGCGGCTGAG atGGGGAAGGGCTCCTTCAAGTACGCCTGGGTGCTGGACAAGCTGAAGGCTGAACGGGAGCGCGGCATCACCATCGACATCTCCCTCTGGAAGTTCGAGACCACCAAGTACTACATCACCATCATCGACGCCCCCGGCCACCGCGACTTCATCAAGAACATGATCACAGGCACCTCCcag GCGGACTGCGCCGTGCTGATAGTGGCGGCAGGAGTGGGAGAGTTCGAGGCCGGCATCTCCAAGAACGGGCAGACCCGGGAGCACGCACTGCTGGCCTACACGCTGGGCGTGAAGCAGCTGATCGTGGGTGTCAACAAGATGGACTCGACGGAGCCCGCCTACAGCGAGAAGCGCTACGATGAGATCGTCAAGGAGGTCAGCGCCTACATCAAGAAGATCGGCTACAACCCGGCCACCGTGCCCTTCGTGCCCATCTCCGGCTGGCACGGTGACAACATGCTGGAGCCCTCACCCAAC aTGCCATGGTTCAAGGGCTGGAAGGTGGAGCGGAAGGAAGGGAACGCCAGCGGTGTGTCCCTGCTGGAGGCCCTGGACACCATCCTGCCCCCCACACGCCCCACGGACAAGCCCCTGCGCCTGCCACTGCAGGATGTGTACAAGATTGGTG GCATTGGTACCGTGCCTGTGGGCCGGGTGGAGACGGGCATCCTTCGGCCAGGCATGGTGGTGACCTTTGCACCAGTGAACATCACCACGGAGGTGAAGTCAGTGGAGATGCACCATGAGGCACTGAGCGAGGCCCTGCCCGGCGACAATGTCGGCTTCAATGTGAAGAATGTGTCCGTCAAAGACATCCGCCGGGGCAACGTGTGTGGGGACAGCAAGTCTGACCCACCCCAGGAGGCTGCCCAGTTCACCTCCCAG GTCATCATTCTGAACCACCCTGGGCAGATCAGCGCCGGCTACTCACCGGTCATTGACTGCCACACAGCCCACATCGCCTGCAAGTTTGCCGAGCTGAAGGAGAAAATTGACCGGCGTTCTGGCAAGAAGCTGGAGGACAACCCCAAGTCCCTGAAGTCCGGCGATGCGGCCATTGTAGAGATGGTCCCAGGGAAGCCCATGTGTGTGGAGAGCTTCTCCCAGTACCCTCCTCTTG GCCGCTTCGCCGTGCGCGACATGCGGCAGACGGTGGCCGTGGGCGTCATCAAGAACGTGGAGAAGAAGAGTGGCGGCGCCGGCAAGGTCACCAAGTCGGCGCAGAAGGCGCAGAAGGCGGGCAAGTGA